The genomic interval AACACTATCAGAAAATGACAACGCACATACCAGGGATTAATTTTCTGGAGCTTAGATAATAAAATGCAAGGGCACACAATGAACCCCGCCCTATCGAGTGGTTAGGCATTTATaagtacatgaataattgcccgtataaccgatcgggacgattttttccCAAGCATCCGCTCCCAGCGCCCCCAAAATTATTCTCAGCACCactagttcgactccacaaatttgccagcagaaccattcgggacgATTATTTTCCAACCGAGGGTTCTAACActttcccagccagcaaaaaacGGGTTGCGGAACAGCTCCGTTTTGTTCCCTGCAAAACTTTGATATTTGTAAAGCGGTTGCATTTATGCGGACTATTCTCTATATGACTGTTTACTATGAGGCTAAGACAACCATGCATCATTATTCTGATCACTGATGGCCTACACGCGCGGCAGGCTCTTATTTTGTTGGTGCCCTGTGGGTTGAGCCCACAGGGAGTGTAGCCTTGGGCGAGGCTACCGAGACCCATGGAAATCGTAAAGGAACacagagaaaaaataatgacaaaTTTGATAGTGGAAACTAAAAATGAAAAGACATTCAGTGTATCATCCTGTTTTCTATGGCTAGACCTCGCACTCACGCTTTCTGGCACGAAAATATCGACAAGTTCCGCTGAACCTGTTTAAAATTCCTGTTTGCTTTATACCAGCCCCCAAAACTGTATCTATTTCCTCCTATCACAGCTGTCTTTCCCCTCCCAACCATTCCCCCAATAAATGCTGATCTTCAAGAAGAAATCCATTGTGCTTGTTTAGATTTTCCAAGATTTTGAATTCTCCGGCACACTTCACAGAAACGCCGTGTGCTTTCATGATGCTTGCGAAGTCTAGCCATGAAAAACATCTTGTAATACCGCTAATAGAATCTTGTTGTTCCCAAAGGTCCTGAAaagaaggggggtgggggggtgggtgggatCTGCATTTAAAACTGTTAGGTAAAATACCGTTTTTAAAATGAAGCACTCAATTCTTGCGGGTAATGTTATCAGGTAATCACTTGACGGTTCCAATTCTTAATTTTGCCATATTCTGATGTTCATGCTAGGCTAATCGTAGACGGAGAGCTAACTCGTGCATTTGAATACAACTGTGGTGTCAAGCAAGGATGTAAGTTAGCACCAACTCTATTCGGCATCTATGCTGCTGTCCTGCTCTGGTTGGCCTTTAATAAAATTGAACACACCTGCAGCATCAAGATAAGATTCCGATTTGATGGTAATCTCTTCGATCTTCGCAGGctcaaagcaaaaacaaaagtcCTTACGGAATTCATCAGAGAGGCACAGTACGCTGACGATATCGCCTTATTTAGCGATACCCCAGAGGGTCTGCAGTCTTTACTTACATCGTACAATGAACTTGCTAAGAGAATGGGGATGCGCATTAACACTAAAACGACGGAGACTATGTGTATTGGTAATACTGCCGACTTTTATGTTGATGGCATTAAGCTGGTCAATGTTACTCACTTTAAATACCTTGGTAGTATCCTGTCAAGTGACTGCTCAATGAGAGCGGAGCTCACATCTCGTATACAAGCTGTATCATGTGCTTACGGTCGCCTTCGAAAGAGAGTTTTCGACTCACGTGATCTCACCGTACCAACCAAGATCGCTGTTTATAATCAATGTCTAATGCCTCTCTTATTGTACGGTAGTGAGACATGGACTGTATATCAGCATGAAGTTAGAGAACTTCGTACTCTGCAACAACGCCATTTACGCCTAATCCTCAAGATCAAGTGGGATGACTATATAAGCAATGAAGACGTCCTCCGTCGTGCAAACGTAGATGATATTGAAACAAAATTAGCTAGAAATCGTCTCCGCTGGCTTGGTCACCTCTGCCGAATGGACGATGACAGAGTGCCTAAGCAGCTGTTATTTTCGGAGCTAGAACACGGGTCTCGCCCAGTTGGTCGTCCTAAACTAAGATTCAaggacattttgaaaaaagaccTCAAAATTGGATGCGTCCTTGAAGCGTGGAACTATCATGTACATAATAGAAAGGAATGGAGGGCGATCACAAATAACATCTGCACGTCATACGACAAAAGAAGATATGAAACCTATTTAAAACAAAGGGAAGCTCGCCGTAAAAGGGCGGAGAACAGTTAAATACAAACTGTGCTATACCCGTTCGCGGGTGCAGGCGCTTATATATATAATCACTTGACGGTTCCAATTCTTAATTTTGCCTTTTGTCATAAAATTTGACAAATCACTTCGGTGGAACTCTGTCGTTGGAGTTATTTTAAGATAAGGGATTGTTTGAGAGTGAAGACAGGTGAAGACGGTTTGGTTTTGGCTGATCTGACGAAGTCAACAGGAATTTAAACCCACAAGGACAGCTTAGCGGAACTCGGTTCGTGCCAGACAGCATGGGTAAGATCCTGCCTTGAAACAGGATCCGAAAGATCgagtttctttcttttatttgaaaGCAAAATATCCTCAAATAAATGTGTAGAatctatgtataaaattaaaaagggTATTGGACATTCATACAACACCTATCGATGATGAAACTTTGCACGTACGGAACATAGGAACCGTCTTTCCTATTCTCTGAGAGGTCTTACACGTTATATAAACGTACACGGCCGCTAATTGATTGTGTGCTGCCATGGGCTTTGTTTGCAGCGCAGTCTTGTAACGGTCGATGCCATCGATTATGATGCTAAGAAGTCATACGGTTAtaactttatttttaaaagcatTCTGAAAGTATATACACACTATTTCCATACACTGGAGGGTACGATTTTCCAATTAGCGACAGGTAATATTTAAGAAGACGCGACGTGTGCCTCAAAACTAAACAAGGAATACTTTGTTCGGTTTTTACTATCTGAAACTACTAAAACTACCATCTGTGACTATCTGAACCCTTCTAATACAACACTGTTAATACAACTGTGACCCATTGAACCTCTAACAAAAGTTGTTTGGCCGTAGTTTTCGGATAAAAGCGCAACTATTCTTCGAACTTTGTACAGTAATGGCGTGAAGACAAAGAGACGCATCAATAGTTAAGTTTGCAAGGTAGGTTTTTGGTCAAATCTTCGTGTGCTATAAGCTGCAGTATTGATAACGTGCTACTGTGACTttacgacaaaaaaaaaaacaagtaaaaattgTTTAAATCAGACCAAAAATTAATCCTTGTTACAGTTAAAACGGCCCTTATTCCCCTTGCGCAAGTGTTGTAGAAAGAACAGACCTAAAGAATTTATAGTTTCACTGTTCTATATCATACAATGGTGGTATTATTTGCTAGTTGGCCCCTGAATAGTCTTTGGCGAGCACTAGCTTACGAGCACCCCGTTTTTAGTTGTTCAATAAATCGCAGCGGGCACATCGAAAAATGCGATGCGATCACGGCGGAAATAATTGCGCGAGTATGCGAgcattagccgaaaactgcgaAATTTCGGGGGCCCTAGTTGTCGATCTTACACTTCCCGATTATATTGGGACTCCTGTGGCTAGTCTCCAGACTACTTGAATAACCGCGGCCAAAGATTGGAACGCCTGACGAGAATTGTATTTACCCGCAAAAGAATTAGAGAAAGTCCAACACTTTAAAGAGAGAAGATTCTATAAACAACGCCAAAATGTCGTACTATTCGGGTGGGGGAGGTTATTCCCCTGCTAAAGTGAACTATTTACCCAACATTGACCCTAATTTATTGGCGACTGTGCGAGACGAAATGTTACGAAAAGAAGAAGAGCAAAAACGCGAACACCAAAGAAGAGAGGTAGAGCAGAGGAAAGTGACCGAGTACCTTACACAGCTACAGGCGCTAGTCAGGAGTATTCCCAGGTAATACGGCATGAACAGAGCTAACAAAGGAACTTTGGTCAAATTAAATGTAAGCGTTTTTATAGCTTCATTCTAACGCGCGCTTTGACGGACTATTTTCCTTTGAATAACAAATGGCTGTAAGTGGTATACCACATCATTGATCTAAATAGTTCGCCAGAGAAATATTGTCAGTAAAACACTACTGTCAATAGAAAATTGCATTTTGAACTTTAGAAACCATAAACACAAAGCCATTTGGTGTTAAACCATGAATAAATTTTGTCAAACATGTACTAAAATATCGAGTAGTGTTATAGAAGTACTGTacctgttgaaaaaaaaaatgtcacagTAATACCCCTAAAACTGAAAAGAAAGAACCATAAGACGTTCGTGTAGCTACTACAGCAAGTATTTACAACTGTAATGTTATCATAGGTTATTTCTTAGTATAATCATATATAAAAAGTATTGATAAATGGTATAAGACTCAcaaggattaaaaaaaaagaaaaaatccgTTGGGAGGACttgaacccatgaccttataCAACCTACGGACTCTGATCGCAGACCTGAACCTCTAAGCCACAAAGCCTGCACCAGAAAATGTGGATACTACAATATTATTACATAGTGCTTGTATTGAACTGTTCAAAAAGACACGCCGAGCATGTCAAATTCCAGTTACTTTTCTCTTTTACAAAGATAAAATGCAGCTACAATTGATCACATTACTGTTGTACAATATGTATTTTGCATAATAAtctaaaaaatgcaaaatcatCAATCGATAAGTAGATTTGCGGGGGCATGTTTTTGTACGAAACAATATGTTTGAACCTACAGAGAACCTCAATAAAGCAACTTGATTTAATGTAAAAAATAATCGGATACGGGCGAAAAAATGTAACGATCATATCCCCAAGTGTATCTGAGGTCAAATTTTCCCAGCAAACCCCGTGACCAAACTTACTTTTTTGGGTGACGTGATGACATAGTAGCTACTTGCACATGCGCAGTAGCtacaaaaatgaataaaagtaTAGGCTAGTGCAAGATGTCAGATGTACAATGTTCATCCTCTTTTCTTCACAGTAAATACAAGGGCAAATTCACATATGATGTTTTGGCAGATGTAGCAACCTCATTGCTAGATGGGACTGTTTTTGAGATTGTCAAGGGTTTGGAAGATATTCAACAACTGACAGAAAGAAATCTACTTAACAAAAGAATGAAAGTTATTAATTCACATAAAGGTACATGTGAGACATTAATAATCATAGAATGACCAGGAGCGTATCAATgaccaggggggtggcccagggggcctgGGCTCCCCCTTTCTAGCCAATAAATATATTAAGTCTTTGTTGTTATGCCTCAGTTGGAAAAGAATGTTCTTTAGAAATCACtttgctcccccccccccccaagcaaaaatcctggctacgcccctgtcaACACTGTTTATGAGATGCTGTGGTAGGGTTTAAACAAAATCAATCCcaatctttattcttttttaaatatattaagaACCTTATTCTTCTTTGGAGGGTGACTAAAATGGTAAATTTTAATCCTAGCAGGTTCTGTAAACTGACCAGCAAAACACATTAGCACATGGTGGGAACCTCTTGTTCCACATAAAGAATAAACATACTTTATCTCATAGTGCAAATTCCATGACATTcctaatgatttttttagtgcAAAGAATGGAGCAGGCCAAGAAACACAAGGAAGAGATAGAGAAGAACCAACACCGCCCACACCACATTCCTATAGTGGAGAAGACAAATGAGGAAGACAAGGAGGTACAGTGTTATGATACAGTTATactacttaaagccgcattgtcaccagtttacttccggaggtccgacagaaacctcaaccgttaaaagacaaaagaatctactagaatccgagatatttaacaggccatccgctctaaattatcaatcacatccttaaagaaacttccaatacccACTACTTtccatattttgaaatatttttcgcttcttccgttaaaaatcatcggaaattgttacgtaatccaccggaagtaaactggtgacaatgcggctttaagcatCACTACTAGTTTTAAAAGCCATTATAAGGCTAGGTAGGGCGAATCAGGGTACAGTACAAGAAACACAAGGAAGAGATAGAGAAGAACCAACACCGCCCACACCACATTCCTATAGTGCAGAAGACAAAtgaggaagacaaggaagagaTAGAGAAGAACCAACACCGCCCACACCACATTCCTATAGTGGAGAAGACAAAtgaggaagacaaggaagagaTAGAGAAGAACCAACACCGCCCACACCACATTCCTATAGTGGAGAAGACAAAtgaggaagacaaggaagagaTAGAGAAGAACCAACACCGCCCACACCACATTCCTATAGTGGAGAAGACAAAtgaggaagacaaggaagagaTAGAGAAGAACCAACACCGCCCACACCACATTCCTATAGTGCAGAAGACAAAtgaggaagacaaggaagaaaTAGAGAAGAACCAACATCGCCCACACCACATTCCTATAGTGGAGAAGACAAATGAGGAAGACAAAAAAGAGATAGAGAAGAACCAACACCGCCCACACCACATTCCTATAGTGGAGAAGACAAATGAGGAAGACAAGGAGGAGTTTTTCCAGGTGACTGCCAAAGGGTAGCCTTCATGTAGCCCAACTCGCGAATAATATCCTCTCGTAGCAACTACCCAACGCTGGCGATAATCGTGTTCCATGACATCACGACTTAAGAAAACCTGAAAaaatcagggcttctggaattacgcggaaaaaaactcaaaattacgcgggattctttgctaaattacgcggaaaatcaatcattacgcgctaaattacgcgggattttgcaatacatttttctttaaaaatcaaaattttgcgatattctttactgaattacgcgctaaattacacggaatgtcaactgttacgcccaaactacattttgtaccgaaggaaagcacgaaatcttgaaaaggttaattttttgcgcgaaaatatcttaggcgaattttcattggctccaaGCCACCAACCAATTAAgcaaggtattttattattagtcctaggtcttcgcggtttagcaaagaacgcctaatcgttttatttgttttcgaaattcagttggAAATATATCGCACTCTAACGAAGAATATGTCttcttttacgagaaatagaggtaagaaccctaaaagaacacattagctgtgcacttaaatgttttgtctttcaaaatttagccaaattacgcgggattacgcggagaaagccaaaatacgcgcttccgcacaagcgcgtaattccagaagccctgtaaaATTATCTGATTGGCCACTCACTTGACAAAGTTCTTTCAAAGACTTTTATTGACTCACATGGAGAGATTCCCAAGCGCTTTGAACTAGTAATAAAAAACACATGTCCACAAATGCAAGTTTTTCACTTTCTCCTTTTCCTTAGGAGATAGTGACACATCTTCTGAAAATgaattaatttttgtttttggttaGAAATTGGAGCAGCGCCTGGAAACAGAAATTACCAGTATGGACCAGAAGCTTGTGCTTGAGCTCGACCAGATCGTCTGTGACCAGCAAGCAACATTAGAGGTAATGCATGTCAACCAGATAGTCTATGACCTACAGGTATGACAAGATAATCTGGTCATTTTGTAACATATGTTGACCAGATAGTCTATGACCTTAGTGATAGATAACATAGATAACATACAGTATGACCAGATGGTCTATGTATGAGGCGGGGGGATGGGGGTACGGAAGCCCATGAGGGCCACTCAATGTTTTCGTTAACAACATCTCACCTTTCGGTCACGACTATGAACAATTTGCGTCACGACAACTCACTTTGAGTATCACGACAAAGCACTATTTAATTATCGCTTAAAACATTGCAGGTTTAGTTCACAAtatcgcactttgtgtctcaaaacatcgcactttgtgtcttaaaaaactcATCATTTTGCCTTTGCTTAAAACATTTCAGTATATCGTTcacaactttcagctttgtgCTTGTAACATAGCActatttgtctattgcataaaatatttgactTTGTGTTTTATAACATGGGGCTTTGTGTCTttaaaaatctcgcgatttgccgaatgcgcaaattatttcaggttttgtctattgcataaaatattcaactttgtgtcttaaaaatctcgcgatttgccAAATGCGCAGatcattccagtttttgtctgtgtattaaatatttaactttgtgcttcataacatagtactttgtgtcttaaaaatacctcgcgatttgccgaatgcgcaaatcatttcagtttttgtctattgcataaaataattaactttgtgctttataACATGGTAATTcgtgtcttaaaaaatatcgCGATTTGCCGAATGGCCAAATaatttcagtttttgtctatgcataaaatatttaactttgtgctttaGAACTTCATTTCACAAATTCGAAGAGAATTATCAAATAACTGGATTCTATACGAATGACCTGTGAGCTCCCTACAAGGACTAAAAACTAAACAGAACGTCAGGATAGGCGGAGGAAAAGAAGCCTTAGCGATACGGGATCAAAGGCTGAACTGGTTGAGTGCCCGCTCGAGCTTTATTCAGTGTTCTACAGCTGTAGGTACCTCTAGCTCGCCTTGCGGGACTACGACCCCAATGATAACTCTACATCGGAAGCCTCTCCTCCAAACGATAAATCACGGCATTTGACTTTGTTTATAACTTAGGCGGCTCATCGCATTAATGCTAATAATATCTAACTTTTTTGACAATCATTTACAGCATGCCATAATATCTTAGGCAACGACTCGCAATGGGTCGCAATGCTGAACTTTTTACTTTGTCTTATCAACAATGCTATTTATTTCACTGATCATTATGGCTTATAATCTTgatttaatatttatattaACTTTCTTAACATCGCCGCCACTGTATTTGTGGCCTCTTGGCTCATAGAGCTGTTGATTCTGTTGCAGAGAGCTGGGGTCCCCCTTTTCTTTGTCACCAATAATCCTGATGATGTCCGCCTGCAGATGTACTTATTGGAGTTCATACAACAGTTGATACCTGGCCCAAGCTGAACATATCATACAGAATGTGATGCCtgtttgatgacgtcataaaaagCTAGTACCTCAACCTGATTACGTAATATAGAAGATGATACAGAACCGAGTCAAGCTGATAACGTCTTACAGATGATACCTCTCCAATGATGTCATAAGCAAGCTATTGTCTGGTCAGTGACGCCATAAAACAAATGGTACCTGGTTTTTAACGTAGTGCAACATACTGTACAATGTTACATCGTCAGTGACGTTATACAACAGCTGATACCTTGTGTATTTTGTCATGAGCCAACACTACCTGGTCCAACAGATGACACCATGTAATTTTTTGTTGAAAGCTGTTTTACAGTATGTAATAGATAAAtttaaaattcaaagaaaTCTCATCGTCCAGCAAGAGAAAAATGCAAgcagcttttttttctcttggcCAGATATTCAAAAGTTTCTTGATTTCTTAAATCCAAATGAGCGACTAAGAAGAATTTTTGGTTGTTGCACTGGAGTGTACTGGACAGATTGTTGTAGAAAATAAGATTTGCAAaggaatatttttaaaaagactGCGTTCGGACATTTAGGCCTTAATGCCTTTTGTATTAGGGACCGTAAAGTTGTCAATCATGAAATTGAAAAAGAAGTTTAATGATCAAGAAGCAACTAATAATCGATACCAAATCCTGTCAATTGTACTACCGATCAGAAAATATTGAACAAATGTTTCTTGTTTTAGGCCTTTTCTTCAAAATGTTACCATATTTTATATGTTCTGCCTACATGTATAGTACAACAAAGAGCCTATCTTGGAAACATTGTGGATGATCACAACTAAATCAAGTCACTCAACAAGTGTTAACGTCGACTTTATTAGGAGTTGTGAGTTTATTCGCTTGTGTTTATCAAAATTTAACAAATGAAGGTTGCACAACTACTATAACTTGATAAATTTCAACATTGAATTAGTATCAGGATAATAtattataacaataattataataatagtCTATTGTCCTCTATAATTATATTAGTGTCCATTTATGATATCGATATGACACAGTTAACGTGTGGGAATTCGAGGGAACCACTTTGAATTCATACTGCCGGTCAAATCCACAGCGTGAACATATATTCTGTAATTGATCTTGTACTATGAAGAGTTATTTATTCACTTATGAGAGCGGGAGCAGTCATACTGCTGGTCTATTCCAAGACATAAGTCACCGAATGAGTAATGCTTGGTGATTCTCCGGCTTTCCTTCTCACGGGCGTATAGTATTACATTATTCATTCACTTCT from Nematostella vectensis chromosome 14, jaNemVect1.1, whole genome shotgun sequence carries:
- the LOC5518845 gene encoding protein DGCR6 gives rise to the protein MSYYSGGGGYSPAKVNYLPNIDPNLLATVRDEMLRKEEEQKREHQRREVEQRKVTEYLTQLQALVRSIPSKYKGKFTYDVLADVATSLLDGTVFEIVKGLEDIQQLTERNLLNKRMKVINSHKVQRMEQAKKHKEEIEKNQHRPHHIPIVEKTNEEDKEKLEQRLETEITSMDQKLVLELDQIVCDQQATLERAGVPLFFVTNNPDDVRLQMYLLEFIQQLIPGPS